A single genomic interval of Corvus cornix cornix isolate S_Up_H32 chromosome 1, ASM73873v5, whole genome shotgun sequence harbors:
- the DUSP12 gene encoding dual specificity protein phosphatase 12, whose product MAAAGGMVPVLPGLYVGGAESCSSPEALSAAGVVAVLTVDAEEPPAVPGVRAMHVRARDEPGADLLSRLDDCAAFLGAARAGGGAALVRCHAGVSRSVAVVAAYLMKTQGLGWEEALAAVRAAKPDAQVNPGFQGQLKLYEAMGCAVDTSSVLYKRYRLEMLSERFSEPQDLPREVFAVDPTTICQTSNTEVLYRCRKCRRALFRSSSILSHTEGIGPTAFAHKRITDSARLSGNGQEKCTSYFIEPVQWMEPALLGVMEGQLLCPKCTSKLGSFSWRGDQCSCGRWVTPAFQIHKSRVDEVRTLPVGNFQTAKT is encoded by the exons ATGGCGGCTGCCGGCGGGATGGTGCCGGTGCTGCCGGGGCTCTACGTGGGCGGCGCGGAGTCGTGCTCGTCTCCGGAGGCGCTGTCGGCGGCGGGGGTGGTGGCGGTGCTGACGGTGGACGCGGAGGAGCCGCCGGCCGTGCCGGGGGTGCGAGCCATGCACGTCCGGGCGCGGGACGAGCCCGGCGCGGACCTGCTGAGCCGCCTGGATGACTGCGCCGCGTTCCTGGGCGCggcccgggcgggcggcggcgccgcgcTCGTCCGCTG CCACGCCGGGGTGAGCCGCAGCGTGGCCGTGGTCGCCGCCTACCTGATGAAGACGCAGGGGCTCGGCTGGGAGGAGGCGCTCGCCGCCGTCAGGGCCGCCAAGCCGGACGCACA GGTGAACCCGGGCTTCCAGGGGCAGCTGAAGCTCTACGAGGCGATGGGCTGTGCCGTGGACACCAGCAGCGTCCTCTACAAGCGGTACCGCCTGGAGATGCTCAGCGAGAGGTTCTCTG AACCTCAAGACTTGCCCCGAGAAGTCTTTGCAGTTGATCCTACCACTATATGTCAAACTTCGAACACAGAGGTTCTCTACAGATGCAGGAAATGCAG ACGCGCTCTGTTCCGTAGCTCCAGCATTTTGTCCCACACAGAAGGGATCGGACCGACAGCCTTTGCCCACAAGAGGATAACAGACTCTGCACGGCTTTCTGGGAATGGCCAGGAAAAGTGCACCTCGTACTTCATTGAGCCCGTGCAGTGGATGGAGCCAGCCTTGCTCGGAGTAATGGAAGGACAG CTTCTGTGTCCCAAATGCACGTCAAAGCTGGGCTCCTTCAGCTGGAGGGGGGACCAGTGTTCCTGTGGCCGCTGGGTGACGCCAGCCTTCCAGATCCACAAAAGTCGAGTGGATGAAGTGAGGACGCTGCCAGTTGGTAACTTCCAAACTGCCAAAACCTGA
- the ATP6V1A gene encoding V-type proton ATPase catalytic subunit A → MDFSKLPKIRDEDREAFVGYVYGVSGPVVTACNMAGAAMYELVRVGHSELVGEIIRLEGDLATVQVYEETSGVSVGDPVLRTGKPLSVELGPGIMGAIFDGIQRPLSDISTLTKSIYIPRGVNVSALSRDVKWDFTPSKSLRIGSHITGGDIYGVVNENSLIKHKIMLPPRNRGTVTYIAPPGNYDTSDVVLELEFEGVKEKFTMVQVWPVRQVRPVTEKLPANHPLLTGQRVLDALFPCVQGGTTAIPGAFGCGKTVISQSLSKYSNSDVIIYVGCGERGNEMSEVLRDFPELTMEVDGKVESIMKRTALVANTSNMPVAAREASIYTGITLSEYFRDMGYHVSMMADSTSRWAEALREISGRLAEMPADSGYPAYLGARLASFYERAGRVKCLGNPEREGSVSIVGAVSPPGGDFSDPVTSATLGIVQVFWGLDKKLAQRKHFPSVNWLISYSKYTRALDEYYDKHFTEFVPLRTKAKEILQEEEDLAEIVQLVGKASLAETDKITLEVAKLIKDDFLQQNGYTPYDRFCPFYKTVGMLSNMIAFYDMARRAVETTAQSDNKITWSIIRENMSEILYRLTSMKFKDPVKDGETKIKADYAQLFEDMQNAFRSLED, encoded by the exons TGGTCACGGCCTGCAACATGGCAGGTGCTGCCATGTACGAGCTGGTACGAGTAGGACACAGTGAGCTGGTGGGGGAGATCATCCGGCTGGAAGGTGATCTGGCAACTGTCCAGGTGTATGAAGAAACAT CTGGTGTCTCTGTAGGAGATCCTGTGCTCCGTACTGGGAAGCCCCTATCAGTGGAATTGGGGCCTGGCATTATGGGAGCTATTTTTGATGGTATCCAGAGACCTCTCTCGGACATCAGCACTCTGACTAAAAGTATTTATATCCCTAGAGGTGTCAATGTGTCAGCTTTGAGCCGAGATGTCAAATGGGACTTCACACCTTCCAAAAGTCTGCGG ATTGGCAGCCACATCACTGGTGGAGATATTTATGGTGTGGTGAATGAAAACTCCCTGATCAAACACAAAATCATGCTGCCCCCACGGAATAGGGGTACAGTTACATACATTGCTCCTCCAGGAAACTATGACACTTCA GATGTTGTGTTAGAGCTGGAGTTTGAAGGTGTGAAGGAGAAGTTCACTATGGTGCAGGTCTGGCCTGTACGTCAAGTCCGTCCTGTTACCGAGAAGCTGCCAGCCAATCATCCTTTATTAACTGGCCAACGAGTCCTGGATGCCCTCTTCCC GTGTGTACAAGGGGGTACAACAGCGATTCCTGGGGCATTTGGTTGTGGAAAGACTGTGATCTCACAGTCTCTTTCAAAGTACTCCAACAGTGATGTCATCATTTATGTAGGCTGTGGAGAACGAGGAAATGAAATGTCTGAAGTACTGAGAGATTTCCCTGAG tTAACAATGGAAGTTGATGGCAAGGTAGAAAGCATCATGAAGAGAACAGCTCTGGTAGCAAATACTTCCAACATGCCTGTGGCTGCCAGAGAAGCCTCCATCTATACTG GAATCACCCTGTCCGAGTATTTCCGGGATATGGGCTACCATGTCAGTATGATGGCAGACTCTACTTCCCGATGGGCTGAGGCCCTCAGGGAAATCTCAGGGCGACTGGCTGAAATGCCAGCTG ACAGTGGTTATCCAGCCTACCTCGGTGCCCGTCTGGCCTCTTTCTATGAGCGAGCTGGGAGAGTGAAGTGTCTGGGAAATCCTGAGAGGGAAGGCAGCGTCAGCATTGTTGGAGC TGTCTCTCCCCCAGGTGGCGACTTCTCTGATCCTGTCACATCTGCTACCCTGGGCATTGTTCAG GTTTTCTGGGGCCTGGATAAGAAGCTGGCACAGCGCAAGCACTTCCCATCTGTGAACTGGCTGATCAGCTACAGCAAATACACGCGAGCCCTGGACGAGTACTACgacaaacatttcacagaatttgTCCCTCTGAGGACAAAGGCCAAAGAGATCCTACAGGAGGAAGAGGACCTTGCAGAGATTGTGCAGCTTGTGGGGAAG GCTTCCTTGGcagaaacagataaaattaCCTTGGAAGTTGCCAAGCTGATAAAAGATGACTTCTTGCAGCAGAACGGTTACACGCCTTATGACAG GTTCTGCCCTTTCTATAAAACAGTGGGAATGCTTTCCAACATGATTGCATTTTATGACATGGCACGCCGTGCTGTAGAAACCACAGCTCAGAGTGACAATAAGATCACGTGGTCCATCATCCGAGAGAACATGAGCGAAATCCTCTACAGACTTACCTCCATGAAGTTCAAG GACCCTGTCAAAGATGGTGAAACAAAAATCAAGGCGGACTATGCTCAGCTGTTTGAGGATATGCAGAATGCATTTCGCAGTCTGGAAGACTAG
- the LOC120411604 gene encoding transcription initiation factor TFIID subunit 4-like, whose amino-acid sequence MPGSTFLAGIAPGVTALRLPGCAPLPSMALDCPAPLQNRAIDLLIQHLPLLTELLNVSRKLEELLSLQKQLLQITEASRHAGCTGPMPPAPPAPPAGAVAPNQEAAWPAVNPEAAGAAATPQPAAAPNAAAEQGPAAVPGTGAVEETSTAPGAAAAQGTATAPNAAAEQETSTALGAAAAPETAAAAPVPVRWGPAETASRKDAAVQTAVQPAVVCAVCSASSQPSQCAPLRPPLFTPSVVSELPLPDDSSSGSEADEVLAPGRQAAVARW is encoded by the coding sequence ATGCCCGGATCTACCTTCTTGGCCGGCATAGCCCCTGGAGTGACTGCACTGAGACTGCCTGGGTGTGCTCCATTGCCCTCTATGGCGCTGGACTGTCCTGCACCGCTGCAGAACCGAGCCATCGACCTTTTaatacagcatctgcctttgctgacagagtTACTGAACGTATCACGGAAGCTGGAGGAACTGCTCagcttgcaaaagcagctgctgcagataaCAGAGGCATCCCGCCATGCTGGGTGCACCGGGCCCATGCCGCCCGCACCGCCTGCGCCTCCCGCGGGAGCCGTGGCTCCAAACCAGGAAGCGGCGTGGCCAGCGGTGAACCCCGAAGCGGCGGGGGCAGCGGCCACGCCCCAGCCGGCGGCAGCCCCGAACGCGGCCGCGGAGCAAGGGCCAGCAGCGGTGCCGGGCACCGGAGCGGTGGAAGAGACGAGCACGGCGCCAGGTGCAGCTGCGGCACAGGGGACAGCGACAGCGCCGAACGCTGCCGCGGAGCAAGAGACGAGCACAGCGCTGGGCgcggctgcagccccagagacggctgcagctgctccagtaCCAGTTCGGTGGGGACCGGCCGAGACGGCATCCCGAAAAGACGCTGCTGTCCAAACTGCAGTGCAGCCAGCTGTagtctgtgctgtctgttctgcCTCTAGCCAACCTAGCCAATGTGCCCCTCTCCGTCCACCTCTGTTCACTCCCAGCGTCGTCTCagagttgcctttgcctgatgattcctCGTCGGGAAGcgaggcagatgaggttctggccccaggtcGTCAGGCGGCTGTAGCCAGGTGGTGA